A single region of the Blastopirellula marina genome encodes:
- the sugE gene encoding quaternary ammonium compound efflux SMR transporter SugE, whose amino-acid sequence MAWWILLAAGLLEVVWAVGLKYTEGFTRFWPSSITVVALAGSMYLLSVAVRDLPIGTAYAVWVGIGAAGTAILGMVVLNEPVSPFRLFFMLLLAIAILGLKFSTAAA is encoded by the coding sequence ATGGCTTGGTGGATTCTATTGGCAGCAGGTCTTCTTGAAGTCGTTTGGGCGGTCGGTCTCAAGTACACCGAAGGCTTTACTCGCTTTTGGCCCAGTTCCATAACCGTGGTTGCCTTGGCAGGCAGCATGTACCTGCTTTCCGTTGCGGTTCGCGACTTGCCGATTGGTACGGCCTATGCCGTTTGGGTCGGGATTGGTGCGGCGGGAACTGCCATTCTAGGTATGGTTGTTCTCAACGAGCCTGTCTCGCCATTCCGCTTGTTCTTTATGCTATTGCTGGCAATAGCCATTTTGGGGCTGAAATTCAGTACGGCAGCCGCGTAA
- a CDS encoding sugar porter family MFS transporter produces the protein MLHRIIFWSVTASLAGFLFGFDTVVISGAEKTIQQLWGLKDFQHGLAMSAALWGTVIGSLVGFWPTDHFGRQKTLVSIGILYLVSAVWSALANDPYSFMLARFIGGLGVGISTVTSPLYISEISPPQNRGKLAGMFQFNIVFGILIAFLSNALIAQWFAETVAEGEVNNAWRWMLGVEAVPALIYSFFCFFLPESPRWLIARQGEREKGIEILRQIMPEDSPGHVEAVADEIEITAQQTAAAGSIWQAKLQIPMMMAFLIAFFNQLSGINAVLYFAPRIFEMTGLGEEAALLTSVGIGVANLIFTFVGLALIDHLGRRTLMIIGSIGYIVSLGLCSWAFHSENFSIVPPCIFAFIAAHAVGQGAVIWVFISEIFPNRYRAGGQTLGSFTHWFFAATLTLVFPYMVNALAPAIVFGIFCGMMVLQLIWVLLKMPETKGVPLEEIERQLGMHQ, from the coding sequence ATGCTTCATCGAATTATCTTCTGGTCGGTAACGGCCTCCCTGGCAGGTTTTCTATTTGGTTTCGACACGGTCGTTATCTCTGGTGCGGAAAAGACTATCCAGCAGTTATGGGGGCTGAAGGACTTTCAGCATGGCTTGGCCATGAGTGCCGCTTTGTGGGGGACTGTCATTGGGTCGCTGGTCGGCTTCTGGCCAACCGATCACTTCGGCCGCCAGAAGACGCTGGTATCGATCGGAATCCTTTACCTGGTGTCGGCGGTGTGGTCGGCACTTGCCAATGATCCCTACTCATTCATGCTTGCTCGGTTTATTGGTGGCCTGGGCGTGGGGATCTCGACCGTGACCTCGCCGCTGTATATCTCGGAAATCTCGCCGCCGCAAAATCGAGGCAAACTGGCAGGCATGTTTCAGTTCAATATCGTGTTTGGGATTCTTATCGCTTTCCTCTCGAACGCGTTGATCGCCCAGTGGTTTGCCGAGACGGTAGCTGAAGGGGAAGTCAATAACGCCTGGCGATGGATGCTAGGGGTCGAAGCGGTTCCGGCACTCATCTACTCCTTCTTCTGCTTCTTTCTGCCTGAGAGCCCTCGCTGGTTGATCGCTCGCCAAGGAGAACGTGAAAAGGGGATTGAGATCCTGCGTCAGATCATGCCGGAAGACTCCCCAGGTCACGTGGAAGCCGTCGCCGACGAGATCGAGATCACCGCGCAGCAGACAGCCGCTGCCGGCAGTATCTGGCAAGCGAAACTACAAATTCCGATGATGATGGCTTTTCTAATAGCCTTCTTCAATCAGCTCTCAGGCATTAACGCGGTGCTATACTTTGCCCCGAGAATCTTCGAGATGACAGGCCTTGGCGAAGAAGCTGCCTTGCTGACGTCGGTCGGTATTGGTGTGGCCAACCTGATTTTCACATTCGTGGGCCTGGCGCTAATCGATCACTTGGGACGTCGCACGTTGATGATTATTGGCTCGATCGGATACATCGTCTCGCTGGGGCTCTGTTCGTGGGCGTTTCATAGCGAGAACTTCTCGATCGTACCTCCCTGCATCTTTGCATTCATCGCGGCTCATGCCGTCGGCCAAGGGGCCGTCATCTGGGTCTTTATTTCCGAGATCTTCCCGAATCGCTATCGAGCCGGCGGTCAGACGCTGGGTAGCTTCACACACTGGTTCTTCGCTGCCACGCTGACGCTTGTATTCCCTTACATGGTAAATGCCTTGGCCCCGGCGATCGTGTTTGGCATTTTCTGTGGAATGATGGTGCTGCAACTGATTTGGGTATTGCTCAAGATGCCGGAGACGAAAGGGGTTCCGCTGGAAGAAATCGAGCGGCAATTGGGCATGCATCAATGA
- a CDS encoding UDP-glucose dehydrogenase family protein: MKLAVIGTGYVGLVTGTCFSDLGNEVTCIDVNQAKVEGLKKGIIPIYEPGLSELVLRNHEEGRLQFTTNAAEVIPDADIVYIAVGTPQSDSGAADLSAVWKVVEGIAPHLREDALVVVKSTVPVGTNGKVFDMLQKLCGREVNVASNPEFLKEGSAISDFMYPDRVVCGVRNKAAEELLQTLHAPLVRTGKPILFMSPESSELTKYAANALLATKISFINEIANLSEKVGADINDVRIGMGHDQRIGFQFLFPGLGYGGSCFPKDVRALASLAETLELQPKIMRAVDEVNVHQRASLVRKIDAFYGGDVAGKTFGVWGLAFKPKTDDIREAPALELLNYLVEKGAIIHVHDPEAMENVEAQFGDKIQKYCKSEMEAIDGADCLAINTEWNEYRTPDFKKLKAKMTTPTIFDGRNLFDLGTMEKHGFTYFSVGRRSVDVSKT; the protein is encoded by the coding sequence ATGAAGCTAGCAGTCATAGGCACGGGCTACGTTGGTCTGGTTACCGGGACCTGTTTCTCGGATTTGGGTAATGAAGTCACGTGTATCGATGTCAATCAGGCAAAAGTCGAAGGTCTGAAAAAGGGCATCATTCCAATCTATGAGCCAGGCTTGTCAGAACTGGTTCTGCGAAATCATGAAGAAGGTCGACTTCAATTCACGACCAACGCCGCGGAAGTGATCCCGGATGCCGATATCGTTTATATCGCCGTCGGTACGCCGCAGTCCGATAGCGGGGCTGCCGATCTTTCTGCCGTTTGGAAAGTGGTCGAAGGGATTGCACCCCATCTGCGAGAAGACGCGTTGGTGGTCGTGAAGAGCACCGTCCCGGTGGGCACCAACGGCAAGGTGTTCGACATGCTGCAGAAGCTCTGCGGACGCGAAGTCAACGTGGCCAGCAATCCTGAGTTCCTAAAAGAAGGCTCGGCCATCTCCGACTTCATGTATCCAGACCGCGTCGTTTGCGGCGTGCGGAACAAGGCGGCCGAGGAATTGCTCCAGACGCTGCATGCCCCGCTCGTACGCACCGGAAAGCCGATCCTGTTTATGAGCCCTGAAAGCTCGGAACTGACGAAGTACGCCGCTAACGCATTGCTGGCCACCAAGATCAGTTTCATCAACGAGATCGCTAACCTCAGCGAAAAAGTCGGTGCCGATATCAACGACGTGCGAATCGGTATGGGGCACGATCAACGCATTGGTTTTCAGTTTCTCTTCCCCGGCCTGGGCTATGGCGGAAGCTGTTTTCCGAAAGACGTTCGCGCGTTGGCTTCGCTGGCCGAAACGCTTGAACTGCAGCCGAAGATCATGCGAGCTGTCGATGAAGTCAACGTACATCAGCGGGCATCGCTGGTTCGCAAGATCGATGCGTTTTACGGTGGTGACGTTGCTGGCAAAACGTTTGGTGTCTGGGGGCTCGCCTTCAAACCGAAGACCGACGACATTCGCGAAGCGCCTGCTTTGGAACTGCTGAATTACCTGGTCGAAAAGGGAGCAATTATCCACGTTCACGATCCTGAAGCGATGGAAAACGTTGAGGCACAGTTCGGAGACAAGATCCAAAAGTACTGCAAGAGCGAAATGGAAGCCATCGACGGTGCTGATTGTTTGGCCATCAATACCGAGTGGAACGAATACCGTACGCCAGACTTCAAGAAGCTCAAAGCGAAGATGACGACGCCGACGATCTTCGACGGACGTAACCTGTTCGACCTGGGAACCATGGAAAAGCATGGATTCACGTACTTCTCGGTGGGACGTCGTTCGGTCGATGTTTCCAAAACCTAA
- a CDS encoding epimerase: MTTTPNPRRIVIAGGSGFLGISLAHFLHENNFHVTLLSRSAPKCDGPWKHVAWDGRTLGNWKACLDGATGMVNLAGRTVDCIKTPDHQDEILRSRVESTRVLGLAVRAIDQPPPVWVQMGTAHIYGDPPEASCTEDSSLGVGLAPWVGKAWEEEFERARLDSQRGVVLRTSFVIGCNRGAGGGALDRLSLLTRLGLGGRIGSGKQGFSWIHELDLNRLFEQSLTQDSMRGIYIASAPNPVSQVEFMRALREALGVRFGLPAFAWMVRLGAPLLLRTDPDLALYGRYVRSARLQDEGFTFQFPEVGPALENIAQAARHTLRQ; the protein is encoded by the coding sequence GTGACCACCACCCCCAACCCTCGCCGAATCGTCATCGCTGGCGGAAGCGGCTTCCTGGGTATCTCGCTCGCGCATTTTCTGCACGAAAACAATTTCCACGTGACCTTACTTTCGCGTAGTGCCCCCAAGTGCGATGGACCGTGGAAGCACGTAGCTTGGGACGGACGCACGCTTGGTAATTGGAAAGCCTGCCTGGATGGTGCGACCGGCATGGTTAACCTGGCAGGTCGGACGGTTGACTGCATCAAAACGCCAGACCACCAAGACGAAATCCTCCGCTCGCGCGTCGAGTCGACCAGAGTGCTTGGTCTGGCAGTACGAGCGATTGATCAGCCGCCGCCCGTGTGGGTGCAGATGGGCACCGCCCACATTTACGGCGACCCGCCCGAAGCGAGCTGCACGGAAGACTCCTCATTAGGCGTGGGGCTGGCACCATGGGTAGGTAAGGCTTGGGAAGAAGAGTTTGAGCGTGCGCGACTTGATTCGCAGCGTGGGGTCGTGCTGCGAACCAGCTTTGTAATCGGATGCAACCGCGGTGCCGGTGGCGGGGCTCTCGATCGCTTGAGCCTTTTGACTCGATTGGGACTGGGGGGGCGTATTGGTTCCGGCAAGCAAGGTTTCAGTTGGATTCACGAACTCGATCTGAATCGCCTGTTCGAGCAATCACTGACGCAGGACAGCATGCGGGGCATCTACATTGCCTCGGCTCCCAACCCGGTCTCGCAAGTGGAATTCATGCGAGCGCTGCGCGAAGCGTTAGGCGTACGCTTTGGTTTGCCGGCGTTTGCCTGGATGGTACGCCTGGGGGCCCCATTGCTGCTGCGAACCGATCCGGACCTGGCTCTCTATGGTCGTTACGTCCGTTCAGCGCGACTTCAAGACGAAGGGTTTACGTTTCAGTTTCCGGAAGTCGGACCGGCCCTGGAGAACATTGCCCAAGCAGCCAGACATACATTGCGCCAATAG
- a CDS encoding alkaline phosphatase PhoX — protein MSESKSRREFLSDTFSVLGSFAIGGALSTFGQRTALGEAARQSTPLIPVKDEATGLPLLKLPEGFRYVSYGWTGDEMADGQSTPAAHDGMGVVGKKGNKLLLTRNHELSNPGPAFNFKHGAPFDKMATGGCTQLEFDMKRGQWLTSYGAISGTVRNCAGGVTPWASWLTCEETTYGPADGNELSHYEKDHGWVFEVPADGTATAKPIKEMGRFVHEAVAIDRKTGYVYLTEDQGSSGFYRFRPTTPGKLAEGGVLEIAEVVGQPDLRGGFPDGSSFPVKWHRIANPALEKTSPDAKVDSVFEQGQKQGGSAFSRLEGCWYGNDLIYFDATDGGAAKAGQIWQFDPQQQTVTLLYESRNKRVLNMPDNLCVSPQGGLILCEDNDYEGEDPLPQRMLTLSKDGRLNTFAENNVVLNGEHNGLRGSFVDKEWAGSTFSPDGKWLFANIQTPGITFAITGPWQDVLV, from the coding sequence ATGTCGGAATCTAAATCGCGGCGCGAGTTTCTGAGCGATACGTTTTCTGTTCTGGGGTCATTCGCCATCGGCGGTGCCCTCTCGACGTTCGGTCAGCGAACGGCTCTCGGAGAAGCAGCTCGGCAATCGACTCCCCTGATTCCAGTCAAGGACGAAGCAACCGGTCTGCCGCTGTTGAAGCTGCCGGAAGGGTTTCGCTATGTCTCGTACGGTTGGACAGGCGACGAAATGGCCGATGGCCAGTCGACCCCAGCCGCCCACGATGGCATGGGCGTTGTCGGCAAGAAGGGTAACAAGCTGCTGCTAACGCGGAATCATGAGCTGAGTAACCCTGGTCCCGCGTTCAATTTCAAGCATGGTGCCCCCTTCGATAAAATGGCCACCGGTGGCTGTACTCAGCTTGAGTTCGACATGAAACGCGGCCAATGGCTAACCAGTTACGGAGCCATCTCTGGCACCGTTCGCAACTGTGCCGGTGGCGTGACACCATGGGCCAGTTGGTTGACCTGTGAAGAGACCACCTACGGTCCTGCGGATGGGAACGAGTTGTCTCACTACGAAAAGGATCATGGCTGGGTCTTTGAAGTGCCCGCTGACGGTACGGCGACGGCAAAACCGATCAAAGAAATGGGACGCTTCGTGCACGAAGCTGTCGCCATCGATCGCAAGACCGGCTACGTCTATCTGACTGAAGATCAAGGAAGCTCCGGTTTCTATCGTTTCCGTCCCACAACCCCTGGCAAATTGGCCGAAGGTGGTGTGCTGGAAATTGCCGAAGTCGTGGGACAACCGGACCTGCGAGGTGGCTTCCCAGATGGTTCGTCGTTCCCTGTGAAGTGGCATCGCATCGCGAACCCAGCTCTGGAAAAGACGAGCCCCGACGCGAAAGTTGACTCGGTCTTCGAGCAGGGTCAAAAACAGGGTGGCTCGGCATTCTCCCGACTTGAAGGATGCTGGTATGGCAACGACCTGATTTACTTCGATGCCACCGACGGCGGTGCCGCCAAGGCAGGGCAGATCTGGCAGTTTGATCCCCAGCAGCAAACGGTCACGCTGCTGTACGAATCGCGTAACAAACGCGTGCTGAACATGCCTGACAACCTGTGCGTGAGCCCTCAGGGTGGTCTGATTCTTTGCGAAGATAATGACTACGAAGGGGAGGATCCGTTGCCACAGCGAATGCTGACGTTGAGTAAAGATGGTCGGCTGAACACCTTTGCCGAGAACAACGTCGTCCTCAACGGCGAGCACAACGGTCTTCGCGGATCGTTCGTCGATAAGGAATGGGCCGGTTCAACATTCAGCCCAGACGGCAAGTGGCTGTTCGCCAATATCCAGACGCCTGGTATCACCTTTGCGATTACCGGACCGTGGCAAGACGTGCTGGTCTAA
- a CDS encoding glycine--tRNA ligase, which yields MEKLVSLCKRRGFMFQSSEIYGGINGFWDYGPLGVELKRNIKDAWWRDMVTGHDDLAQLPGAPAAYEMTGLDCTIIMHPQVWKCSGHYDLFHDYMVDCKESKKRYRHDQIQGRWVEAKGKKIFATAGSDSESPEADIERQALKFFGMRSKNADELKWDGPLVSLTTVDDFEQVLGPDAKSLGSLTPPREFNLMFKTTIGALGGEADTAFLRPETAQGIFVNFKNVVDSSRVRVPFGIAQVGKSFRNEITPRNFTFRSREFEQMEIEFFCHPDSSQDWYRYWRERRFQWYKDMGLDAGKLILREHHAEELAHYSIGTADIEYAFPFLPEGEYGELEGIAHRGDFDLRSHMEGKLDPSTNPMTVELNAEGKPKHRGSGKDLSYRDDITGERFVPHVVEPSAGADRATLAFLCEAFTEDEAPDEKGNMQTRTVMKLHPRIAPIKAAIFPLVKKDGMPEMAQDIYRALKKEWNVFYDEKGAVGRRYRRQDEAGTPFCITVDGESMQDQTVTIRHRDSLEQWRVKADDLSGELRKLIS from the coding sequence ATGGAAAAGCTCGTCTCGTTGTGCAAACGGCGAGGCTTCATGTTTCAGTCATCCGAAATCTATGGAGGAATCAATGGATTTTGGGACTACGGCCCGCTCGGCGTCGAACTGAAACGAAACATCAAGGATGCCTGGTGGCGCGACATGGTCACCGGTCACGACGACCTGGCCCAACTTCCTGGTGCCCCGGCCGCGTACGAAATGACCGGTCTCGACTGTACGATCATCATGCACCCCCAAGTCTGGAAGTGCAGCGGTCACTATGACCTATTCCACGATTACATGGTCGACTGTAAAGAGTCGAAAAAGCGTTATCGCCACGATCAGATTCAAGGTCGTTGGGTCGAAGCGAAGGGTAAGAAGATCTTTGCCACCGCTGGTAGCGACTCCGAATCCCCGGAAGCCGACATCGAACGTCAGGCACTCAAGTTCTTCGGCATGCGATCCAAGAATGCGGATGAACTGAAGTGGGATGGTCCGCTCGTCTCGCTGACGACGGTCGACGACTTCGAGCAGGTCCTCGGCCCCGATGCCAAGAGCCTCGGCTCGCTCACGCCTCCGCGTGAATTCAATTTGATGTTCAAGACGACGATCGGTGCCTTGGGTGGCGAAGCCGACACGGCCTTCCTGCGTCCGGAAACGGCCCAGGGGATCTTCGTGAACTTCAAGAACGTCGTCGATAGCAGCCGCGTGCGTGTTCCCTTTGGTATTGCCCAGGTGGGTAAGAGCTTCCGCAACGAAATTACTCCGCGTAATTTCACGTTTCGCTCGCGTGAATTCGAGCAAATGGAAATCGAGTTCTTCTGCCATCCAGACTCGTCGCAAGACTGGTACCGCTACTGGCGCGAACGTCGTTTCCAGTGGTACAAGGACATGGGGCTGGACGCGGGCAAACTGATTCTCCGCGAGCACCACGCTGAAGAACTGGCCCACTACTCGATCGGTACGGCCGATATCGAATATGCCTTCCCGTTCCTGCCGGAAGGGGAGTATGGCGAGTTGGAAGGGATTGCCCACCGAGGTGACTTCGACCTGCGAAGCCACATGGAAGGGAAGCTCGATCCAAGCACCAACCCCATGACCGTCGAACTGAACGCCGAAGGGAAGCCGAAGCATCGTGGTAGCGGCAAGGACTTGTCGTATCGCGATGATATCACCGGCGAACGCTTTGTGCCGCACGTCGTCGAGCCATCGGCTGGTGCCGACCGCGCGACGCTCGCCTTCTTGTGCGAAGCCTTTACGGAAGACGAAGCTCCGGACGAAAAGGGCAACATGCAGACGCGAACGGTGATGAAGCTACATCCGCGGATTGCTCCGATCAAAGCGGCCATCTTCCCGCTAGTGAAGAAGGACGGCATGCCGGAGATGGCACAGGACATCTACCGAGCATTGAAAAAAGAATGGAACGTCTTCTACGACGAAAAGGGTGCCGTCGGGCGTCGCTATCGTCGACAGGACGAAGCCGGTACACCGTTCTGCATCACCGTCGACGGCGAAAGCATGCAGGATCAAACGGTCACTATCCGCCATCGCGATTCGCTCGAACAATGGCGTGTCAAAGCGGATGACCTGAGCGGTGAACTGCGAAAGCTGATCAGCTAA
- a CDS encoding MBL fold metallo-hydrolase, with product MPIVHPGILEVRAPGHNFFVLQDDQGLYVIDGGFIGGWRLLQGALRREGWQNKPVRGIVVTHGHLDHILNVAHLAKAYGAWIAAPRLDADHYAGRPKYSGNSRVTGWLEAVGRVMLAYHKFEPDRWLDDRDRLDISSGIQAIHLPGHTAGHMGFWWEEQGILFTGDLFVSYRDQARLPLDIFNNDSQQNVRSIETALAMNPRGVLPSHGSLATPEEHLRRLERLHERIVLSRSGDH from the coding sequence ATGCCTATCGTTCATCCTGGAATCTTGGAAGTCCGTGCCCCGGGGCATAACTTCTTCGTACTGCAAGATGACCAAGGTCTTTACGTCATCGATGGCGGCTTCATAGGAGGCTGGCGATTACTGCAAGGCGCACTCCGGCGAGAAGGCTGGCAGAATAAGCCCGTCCGCGGCATCGTGGTTACCCATGGGCATTTAGATCATATCTTGAACGTAGCCCATCTGGCCAAGGCGTACGGGGCCTGGATCGCGGCACCCAGATTAGATGCCGATCACTACGCAGGCCGCCCGAAGTATTCGGGTAATTCGCGTGTCACAGGCTGGCTCGAAGCGGTTGGACGTGTGATGCTGGCGTATCACAAGTTCGAGCCTGATCGGTGGCTCGATGATAGAGATCGTCTCGATATCTCTTCCGGTATACAGGCCATACACTTGCCGGGGCATACGGCGGGGCACATGGGGTTTTGGTGGGAAGAGCAGGGGATCCTGTTCACGGGGGACCTGTTTGTCAGCTACCGCGATCAGGCCCGGCTGCCGCTTGATATCTTCAACAACGATTCCCAGCAGAACGTTCGCAGCATAGAGACGGCTTTGGCGATGAATCCCCGCGGGGTACTTCCCAGCCATGGCAGCCTGGCAACGCCGGAAGAGCACCTGCGGCGACTTGAAAGACTGCACGAGCGCATTGTGTTATCTCGCTCGGGCGATCATTGA
- a CDS encoding UDP-glucuronic acid decarboxylase family protein — protein sequence MSQIKRILVAGGAGFLGSRICEELVAEGHDVICVDNFFTSQKSNIVHLLSEPNFEVIRHDIIHPLWLEVDEIYNMACPAAPGHYQFNPIKTMKTSVMGSINLLGMAKRCRAKYLYASTSEIYGDPEVHPQPETYRGSVNTLGIRACYDEGKRAGETLCMDYHRMNGVQVRIVRIFNTYGPRMHPYDGRVISNFIRQAFTGEPITIYGDGSQTRSFCYRDDLVSGILKLMASDQVGPINIGNPKEFSIRQLAELVVKLTGSKSEIIYTDLPADDPKQRQPDITLARKHLAWEPTTQLEEGLKQTIDWFKSIQLSQYRPPTPNF from the coding sequence ATGTCTCAGATCAAACGCATTTTGGTGGCCGGCGGGGCCGGCTTTTTAGGATCGCGAATCTGTGAAGAACTGGTCGCAGAGGGACACGACGTGATCTGTGTCGATAACTTCTTCACCAGCCAGAAGTCGAACATCGTCCATCTGTTGTCAGAGCCGAACTTCGAAGTCATTCGCCACGATATTATCCACCCGCTGTGGTTGGAGGTGGACGAGATCTACAACATGGCTTGTCCGGCGGCTCCTGGGCATTACCAGTTCAATCCGATCAAGACGATGAAAACGTCGGTCATGGGTTCGATCAACTTGCTGGGGATGGCCAAGCGTTGCCGCGCGAAGTACTTGTATGCGTCGACGTCGGAAATCTATGGCGATCCTGAAGTCCATCCGCAGCCTGAAACTTATCGCGGTAGTGTGAACACCCTGGGTATCCGGGCATGTTACGACGAAGGAAAGCGAGCCGGCGAGACCCTGTGCATGGACTACCATCGCATGAACGGCGTTCAGGTTCGCATCGTACGTATCTTCAATACGTATGGGCCGCGAATGCATCCCTACGATGGCCGCGTCATCTCGAACTTCATCCGTCAGGCGTTCACCGGCGAGCCAATCACCATCTACGGCGACGGTTCGCAGACGCGTTCGTTTTGCTACCGTGATGACCTGGTAAGTGGCATCCTCAAGCTGATGGCCAGCGATCAGGTAGGCCCGATCAACATCGGCAATCCCAAAGAGTTCTCGATCCGCCAATTGGCCGAATTGGTGGTGAAGCTGACCGGATCGAAGTCGGAGATCATCTACACCGACCTCCCTGCCGACGACCCCAAGCAGCGTCAGCCCGACATCACGTTGGCCCGTAAGCACCTCGCCTGGGAACCGACCACCCAGTTAGAAGAAGGTCTCAAGCAAACCATCGACTGGTTTAAGTCGATCCAGCTCTCGCAATATCGCCCCCCCACGCCGAATTTTTAG